The following is a genomic window from Carassius auratus strain Wakin chromosome 15, ASM336829v1, whole genome shotgun sequence.
CGGGACTAGACAAGCCCAATCTTGCTTTTTTAGAGATACACACAAGCACACCAAACTGGTATCACAAGCTCTAGCACTAAAAGCTGATGTATTCATTAAAGTTAAACTGTCACAATCAACTAATCAATATCTGCAGAGAAATACTGTATGATTAAGGGAACCGCTGATGATGTGAATAATGCAAAACCCCCATCTTATCTTCATGCTTGTACTCGTGTAGAAAAGATATGGACTGCCTgatgttttcagaaaaaaaattcatttggCTTGCAGAGACATGTGAGCAACCTAAAGTATGACTACTGCTCGTTTCCACCCTAGGATCTGCTGATGAAATGGAGAGCTTTTCTTAAAACACCTTCGTGATGCACTCACCTTTTGAACTGTTTGAGGAAGATACCAATGTTCATGTTCTTCTTGGAGTTGAGGATGGTCACctggcaaaagaaaaaaagctattaTACTGTATTCTATCAGACCAATCATTTTCTTATGTATATTACATcattaacataaatgtaaacagatTGTACCAAGTATTTGCGTCACCCTAAAGTTTGTCATCATTTATGAACTAATGATGATTAATGAAAACCAACAACCCTGCCTATTAATTTTTTGCATTAAGAATAATCACCGCAACGTTGTGATGATGTGATTCAAGGGTTGTAAAATTAGATGTTCTACATgacagtgtttttaaaatgaaagctATTCAACATCAGTGGAGTCCACCTTATGTAAACACTtacagaaaaagaagaaatcacTCCACCTTTAAAGAGAGCTCAGATCAAAGGACAAACACAGTCGAGTGGCATCTATAAATGCCACATCATTGTTTTTTGAATGACTATAAGCATTATTTGTAAGAGAAAGTTACATCAAATCAAGTAACTAGGATGTTTTTTCTGGCTGTGGGACAAAGCATGACTAATCATGATTACGACACTAAAATATGTCAAATCTTTCcaaacatgctgaaaaaaaaatcacatgggATTTTTCTGGAAAGCACGGCAGTCCTAATTTCAAATCACTGTTATTTAAATTTCCTTTTAGTAAACTTCTCATTTTCTTTATCTACCTGATTTTAGCAATAGTTACCAATTAGTTCTGTATCATGCGACTTTAGCAGAAGTAAAGCCAGTTTATAAATAGATGTTCTCTGACAAAATGTCATAACCTAGCCACCTTTTGCTAAAATGATTATGCAatatattaaacttaaaaaagcaTCCATACTTTACACTATAAGAAGTGATAACAtgcaattttattataatttatatatatatatatatatatatatatatatattattttaggtaaaaaaaattttttatagattttattcaagtcaaaaagATAATTTAACCACCGAATCAAGCTAAATCCACTGgtttgcacacatgcacacacacaaaactaaaggGTTAGATCATTTAGAAGTAGCTTTAGTAATAATCTGCAGTACGGTATGTGAAAGATAAATGACCATAAAGAAACGGTTTATGCAAAACTAGCAATTATGACACTTTCTGCATGCAGCATGAAAAGATATGAAGCTTGAATCAACTTCAGCTCTGTAATCTTTACTACAGTGACAGTTATAAAGCCTAAAACAAACTAATTAAGTGAGGTTACAACTAACCAAAAGTCATCTCCATTAGAGTTTGTCTGGGGCAGTCACTGACCCTACCCTGGTGACAAGCTTGATGTAAGCATATGCAAATCTCTCTAATGAAATTAGTCTGGAAACTCCCACTTACTGTAAGCCTGCAGGTACAGAAAAACTTTTCTGGCACATTCTACCTGAACTCACCATTTCGGGTCCTGAGGCATTGCTCGGGGACTGGCGTACACTGCGGCGGTTTGTGGCCTGGACCTGTTTCTGATCATTGCGGCTGAATAACTCCTCCATACGTTTGGTGTCCAACTCAAACTCACTGCTCTTCTCAGCTGTCCATATGTTGTGTTTGCCAAGCACAGTGTCCTTAGGTATGGCGTCCCAATTGAAATTACGCATTCTAGAGGCCCGCATTGGGCCTCTGGTAAACGGGCCTCCACCAGAGAAGAGGGCAGGGggtggagggggagggggaggtgGGGCATTAGGTGGTGGTGGGGGTGGTGGTGGCGGCGGTGGTATCATGATATAGATATCATATGCAAAGATTCTGTTGCaacatccctttaaaaaaaaaagccagaaaaCGAAACCATATGAAAACTGTTAACATATAAATGTTAACATATGCTGTCATTCAGCTGAAAAGCGAAGAATAAGTGTAGGGAAGTTAACCAAGAAACTCCAGGACTAGGTAATAACCATTAGTGAGAACATAACTAACAAAACCATGACAGAAAATATAGGTTCTCAAGTTTACATGACCTCTGACTCAGatataatcattatatatatatagttaggtTAAATTCTCCACAACATCTGTGATGTGAGGAACTTTTAAAAGGTTAAATAACTTCTCTCAGtaccatggtttttttttttaccaaagttcTCTAATGGTAATAATATTGTAGCCTACTTTTTACTCCAGACAGGTACTTAGGTACTAAAGTATAACCTACTCCATGAGGAAAAAACTTTATCGCCCAAGGTCTTTTTGGTAAAACCGTAGTATCTTTGTATTTTGATTCATATAAGTAGTATAATTTAAGTATAAGTATAATTTACTTACTCGTTTGTGAGGTATCCAGACGTCCCCCCAAAAGAAACTGCTATCTGGCAATATCTTAATCTACTCTGGCTACATACTCCAGACGAGAAAAACGTGCTCCATGTTAAGTCTGTCACACGGACTGCTGTTACAGCAAAGCCGTTCTGCGGAAGAATGTTGCAAtcatctgctctctctctctctctctctgttacctGTAGCTCACGCCCAGAACTCGTCCGCGCTTGTTCATGTTTCAGACCTAATCCTTCTTGTCAATGTCACTGTTCGAATTCCAGAAAGTACcatattaaaattgtttatttgtacaGTTAAGTTGAGTAAAGGCCGTTTTTTGTGTAAATGTTCGAATGGGGAATATAGACAACCAACCATAAAATCCCCCAAAACTTCCTCATTAaagaatcagatttttttttttatgaaaattctATGTGTATTTTAATGTCAAGGGCTGAGttacttttgaaaaaatattgtacatttgAGAAGAAAACCATAGCAAATCAGAGAGGTTTTTATTGTGTAGTAAAATGTAGCCTACATAGATTGGTATTTAACTTGGTTTtagtcaagaaaataaaaacctCTCTGATTTCTGATTTATAGTCTCTGCAAGTAGAAGTGGGCTGTTACCTGAAACAGTATTTTAAGGAGATAAAATACCAGGCtgaatcaatataaaaaaaactgtgtaacACAAGGAAAATGTAATTGCAGATGCAACACATTCTTGTTAAGGCGAAGTTCTTCCATCCCTTAAAGCATGACTCAATTTGATTACCACAGTGACACCAAGCCCTTATCTTAGTGGAGTACAGAGTCAAGGGAATAACAATCCAATCTAGGAAAAGTGGTTAATTTTTCTAGGTTTCACCAGTAGCGTTTGGTGGCAGCTAGTCAAAGTTTGAAGATGGAGCTCAGAAACTAAACCTGGCTGCCATGTGGCAGTAAAAGTAATGGAGACACCATTCATATCGCTTTCCAATGTGTTTTAATTTCATAGATAGGACTTCacaatttacataaatataaatatattattaacctTCTTATGACATGTACTGTGAgcaatttttattcttttaccACGACACAGTCCTCTTTCAAACAAccttacattaaaaacaaacggCTCTACTCTATGATAAAACAAAGAATATAAATTGGCCTGTGAGGTGCTCACTGTATATGGAACAGTTTTGTGAATAGGACTATGAATGCCTCAGAAAATGTTTACGTTTTTACAGAACATGATTTATGTGATTGATTTGAATTGTAATTTTGCGACATATTATTTTGAATGTATACGATATAGTTAAGGCAGCTGTAAAACGCAACCACAGTTAGTTTCCATAAGCCATTTggataaatgtaatatttatttcaagatgttCTGGGCATCTTTCCAAGGTTTGGCAATGTAAAAACAACTACTTCTTTTATCTGAATCATTCATACAAACCACTTTATCATCCCCGCCCATCCATTTTCGGGTTTCCATGTTCGAGTGTCTCTTTACATTGACAAAGTGATCACTGCTCCTCAAGCCAGGAAGGCTTGTCAGAACCCGGTGGCTTCAATTTCACGTTGAACTGTCTGAGAGTCTGTTCAAGCTGCTGCTGGTTTCCAGCGAAATACGCAGAGACAGCATTATGAAACAGTAGGAGCTGCTTGTGCATCACCTTTACCTGGagagttaaaatattaaaactaagtAATATTTGTGACTCATGAATTTCAAAAGTTGATTTCAACATGGTACCTTATTCTCCTCCAAAAATTTGAGCTTGACGCTGACATCACTGTGTAGTCGTTCATACTTGTCTTTATGGATTTGGTACTGCTGTTGAGCTATCTCAATGCGCACCATTGCTGCAGCGTCCCGCGGACCCACACTCATCTCCTCCAGGTCAGTTCTATAGGCATCGAACTCCAGTCTGAAACATCAGTACTCATAAGTATAAGCTGATTCAATAAACctagcataaaaaataaaaaaatagaaattctcCTTGATATACAGGCTGCAAAtcccttaaaggggtcatatgatgcgatttcaattattattttctctATGGAGAAATAACAGCTCGTTCCAACACGCTCCCATATagctacatcactatgtgggaagttttgcataatgccgcccaaaatgtgaaagcgaaactactttgtttggccttccaaaagaggacgatgTCCGCCAGATCATGTCTAGAGCTGATCCATGCTGGGCACTGAGGAAATGCATCAACTTGGCGCTGTGGATCGCCATATCAGCTTTCACCGTGGCCGAAGCCGAGTCCAGCCCGCCGCCGCACACTCGAGCCCATGATGTgatgctgtgtttcattgtgaaagtgaaactactttgtttggcctttccaaaagaagacacgactagaaatcagtggtcaAGTTGTATGGCGCGTTACGCaacgcaatgcataaaaagagTGTATAAGTCATTAATAAatcatgtccccactggatgcaacaaatgtctcATTTGTAATGGATGTTATGGATAGTtggccaattagagcacacctcgcttcttagaacgatgagctttgtaaaaatcaacgggtttcagaaaggcggggcttaGAGGAAAAACAATAGTGTACATTATGATATACTTGTCTTCTGCAACAAATGTAGAAAGTCTTTGATCCATCATCATTTGGGGGGTTCTTAGCTTAGCAAACAATTACATATACAgattgaaaaaaagagaaattatttatatatgtgtgtgtgtgtgtgtgtgtgaatgtttatGTTAATTTGATTAATCAATCTGTATATCGTAATTAACTGGCACAATTTTTGTTAGCCCTAATCTAACTTAAGCAGATATTACAAAAGTTACTTATGTAACATGTAACTCATTAATATCAAATGTTTGATACCTTGCATTCTCATACATCTTGATGGTCATGAGTGTGTCCTCCATGGTTTTGTTGACTAGTGTATTAATGCTGGACACAAAGAAATTGATGGCACCCAGGAGCGTCTCTCCATTTTTGCATAGCAGTCTTTGTGTCTCTGCATTATAGCCAAACtcatcctggaaaaaaaaaaataaaaaaaataaataaataaataaggtttaGGATAATGTTATTTATACAGCTATAAAACCATCAAATAGAGTAAAGGCATATTCATGTTATACTAAAATTTTGTGGAAACAAATATTTTCAGACATTTAGAGAAATGTATATGTAAGTATATATGTAAGCTGCTatgcaatgaaagaaaaatctactctaaatataaatgtataatacaagATACTGTTTTGGACAGTACGTCTTTTTTGACTTACTGAACTATGTACAAGGCAAAAAAGTGCTGGTAATTCTTTCGTTTgcaaaaaccatttaaaatgggACACTATGTTAATATTCAGTGGCGATATGTAACCTAATGGCCAAAAAATATTAGTACCTGCAGTTCTGGTGATTTCTGGCTAAGATCAGCAAAGGTGTCTCCAAGAGCCTGTTGAGTCTGCACCATGTTGTAGAAATGGCTGGTGAGCTCACGTGCTAGTCTCAGAATTTGCTCGTACTTCATCTTAGTCTCTCTTAGCACATCAATCTGAGCCTCAAGCTCCAGGTCCACCGTCTTTGTGCCACGACCGAAGCGCTCCGAAAACATCTGCTTTGTGCACTGGTGAAGAAGAGAAGGCAAGATACTGTACATATAAATCCCTACAGTACACAGTTTATCTTTATAAAGCCTAAATACCTacataaagcatttaaaaaaatacttgtgATCagtaagtaaatgaataaattaatacttttatgaaGCAAAGACAAGTTCGATTGCTCCAAGGTGacagaaagacatttataatgatacaaaattcttaacttttatatattttctagtcAATGAAGGATCCTAAATGTAAATCACAATTTcctaaaaatataaagcagcacaattgttttcgcCATTAATGTTTcctgagaaccaaatcagcatattagtatgtagAATGGAGTAATGATTTTGAATATTCAGTTTTGTCATAACAgcaatatataaattgtaaaatctgttaaagtaaaaaaaaaaaaaaacacatttaaatttttaataacattCCACAATAGTaagtttttttatactgtatttttgaacaaattctgtctgtgaacatttaaaacatgaaattacTGTACCTTGTACGTGTTAATGCTCCACTTTTTCACACTGTCAAATTTCTCAACAGCTACTCCTCTTGTGGCCTCCTCTGACATCATGGATGGGTTGCTGTTACTGTGGTGCATGCTGGGAGCTGAGAGTACAAAATGTAGGTACTTTTATTATAAATAGGGGACCATAGCAAAATACACAATATTATTTCATTCTGGTTTTGAATATCACAACCCGGTTGTGTCTATAAAGGTCACAACAATGACTTCATAGACATCTCATGTAATAGAAATTCTTTGCATAACCAGTCATCTTTAATTCCTCAGACTGGAAAATGAATAGGGACAAGAATAAAAGGTGTGATGACAGTAAATGAGTAATGACTGATAAATAAGGGCTGAAAATGTTGCTGGCAGTGACAGGAGGGGGTGGAGGCCCTGAGATACCTGGGTAATGTCCTGGCTGGTTTGCTATCCGACTGGAGGCTGAATGGCTGGGAGTGATGCCCCTGGATTTGGAACGGATAtctgaaatgaatgaataacaGTGGACGGGTGGAGGAATGGGATGGAGGTTTAGTTTAAGTGAAAGGCAATTAGGGAAATTGCAACATTTAGTGTTTTGTGGTAATACGGATGAGTAATGCACATGAACTGGGTGGTACGATGATTATTCTGGAGTGGAGATTTTAGTAAACATAATCAAATGCATAATGAGTTCATAGACTGAATAATCAAAATTGatcaaaacaacaataatattggTGATTATGATGTATACATGAAGCATTGTGATGttttaacaaaaatgaacagTGGATTCTTAAAAGGAGAAGTTTTATTAAGGAGGTTTATTTAGGACAAGGTGACCAAAAGAGATTAAAATTGCATCTTTATAAAATGGTTAGGTGATAAAAGTTAGAAGTAGAGGCTGAAACGAATGAAAAACAAGACTGCTGCTAAAAGACTGACTTTGTACAGTGACGGTCagcataaatgtgtaaaaaactgtATACACAAACTACCATTGGTTGGCAagatttttttcaatgttttttcaaaGTTTCTTATGATCAGTGaggctgcatttataaaaaactgtaaaaactgatctattgtcaaatattacttacatttacatttaaatagtgtCACATATTTAGAAAATTCTCGTCAgttttcaatatataaagtcataTTCAACTTAACTGTTTTAATTACTTCACAAATTTCAGAGGACAATAACAACATAAAGGCTCTTCTGATAAACTGACCAAACAGAATGGATATTCAAATGACACAACatatcaaataaatttaaataatacatacagtatttttttaaatcctcatGGACCGCCACAGACTGCATCAGTTaggtttgttaatgttaatgtgttAAGGCAAGTCATGTTATTGAGCATAAAGAAACACCATTAAAGGAATTATTGTGCATTccacatatatataaatcagcTCACAAACATTTTTGTTACAAACATGTCTACAgtcaatttaaaacaaacaagagGTTTATGTTGCATGAGCAAACATGCATCCACCATGCGACTGTCCTCAGCTCCCTGTAGAAAAAGCCAAACGTTTGCTGTTAAAATGCTGACAAACACATTTTACAccaggagagagagaggacgctGTAGGGACAAAGATTCTAAAAGAAGATCTTCTGTCAAGTTAGCATGCATATATAATACACAGACACCTGGTTTGGGCGCGTTGCCACATCTTCTGTCAAAATACTCCGGGTTGAAACGTATAGCTGGTCCTAAACATATACGTCAGCAGAGATGTAAGCTGAACCTTGCCAGGCACATGACTTAGATGCTGCATTAGATCAGATCAGAATCGGACACTTGTCTTTACCTTTGATGGAACTGGTGGGTATGATGCCCTCCGCTGCCCCTCCGTAGCCTCCAGACACAATGCTGGTTTCATTCAGGTTTGGTCCAGACACCATCACCTGCTGCAAGTCCTGAATATGATGGGATTTACAGTAATATTACAGAAGATTACAATCTCTAGCAAAGagacaaaaaacacatttaccacAAACTGGGCACACTAGGTGGGGAAAAAACATGTGGGTATCAAAAGTGAGGATGaagcagtattatttatatacttttataatgtttataaattgtttttattaatatattggattttttttgtattttcagttttcatcttcattttgctttgtcattttttatgtgctgctgacacaactatatatatatatatatatatatatatatatatatatatatatatatatatatatatatatacatatatatatatatatatattcccgattagctttaatttattttagcttcTCTGttcattttgattacattttatgtCATCTTGTTCATTTACCAACAATTATTTTGTAAGGTTTTAGTTTTAATCAACAATTAGAAGACTGGGATgatgacaagaaaaaaataagcacacaaaattcaaaattatcctttaaaaaacatttctagtGTTCATATACTAGactaaaaacttatttttacttaaaaatacagacttatattaatattaaagccCTGCCTTCTCAAAACCTTTAAAAATGTGTCGTTTCAAAAAGCTATCAATCAACTAGACATTCTTAGTTCAAGGGAAATCCTATTAAGAAAAGTCACTATAAAACATATGCAAATTAATCTACTGTATTTGCATGACTGTTTTCCAGGTCTCTGCTTGACTTTTCTGTTCCAGTAAACAGCTCCTGTTTATAATAATCCTACACCAACATTTGCCCAAACCCCACGATAAGTCAATGACTACTATGTGTGCAACTATGCAAACCATCAACCACACTAAATCAAAGGGAATGGGGCTCCAACGTACAGGGACACCCACAAACTCTCCCTCACCATGTTCACTGGCAGTGTGCCTACAATTTCATCTAAGCTCCCATCAATCTGTGCACCCTGTGACATGAAGAAACATAAAATGTGAAGACAGTGTCAAAAAAAGATGGTGAGACAGATACATACAGAAGACAAAAATGTGCTGAAATAACGGAAAACAACAGAGTCGCACGACTTAAATTAACAGGGTCTATATTTACAACAGCTCATTAATGTGTGACTGAGCCAACCGTTCAAGGCCTCTCAGAGCCTGCCACACGATATCCACAGGAACACATTTCACATCGCATTCAGGTGCGGTTCGTGGCATAACTGAATGGCAGGCCTGAAAATATGATGTTGATTTTCCTCAGGTTTGGTGGACAGTGGATACTCACCTGCTCAAGACTGTCATCCTCAGCCGTCCTGCTGTCCCCATTACTGTTGATGGGGATTTCCATAGTGGCGGCTTTGCTCAGAATACTATCTGTCATGATGAATATCTGCAAGAAAAGACACATTGCAGATGAatacgacagacagacagacagacagagagagagagagagagagagagagagagagagagagagagagagagagagagagagagagacagccctagataaacacatacataaatatagacagatatagaagaaagaaagaaagaaagaaagacagatagGTCAAGTGAAACATAGACATGTATATTCTCGTCTACGTTTCACTAGGCTtatctatatactgtatgataAACAGTTATTGTCATCTGTCTATATTCTTGTCTATGATTACTTAggcctgtctatctatctatgataAACAGACAGAAATATAGACAGATATAGAAGTAAGAAAGATGGACAGAGACAGATATTAAGAAAGAAagcaaaacagacagacagacagacagatagatagatagatagatagatagatagatagatagatagatagatagaattaagaaagacaggtagatagatagatagataaaattaCAATAACTGTTTATATTCTTAATACacgtggtatatatatatatatatatatatatatatatatatatatatatatatatatatatagtaaatgggTTTAAGGAAGCATAATGCGTTTTAATATACGAGAAAAATAATAgaagaatattaaataaattgacaATACCAGATACACAAAGGACGTTTTACCATAAAAtcaatattatatacattacatGATACAGGCCAGCCTTTAAACACTGGGCACGCAAAAACAGACAAGCAGATTATGTACAGTAGGCATCGGTTGAAACTGTGCCCTGAACCGAAGGTGTCGGGACGGATTATACTCGGTACTACAG
Proteins encoded in this region:
- the LOC113114795 gene encoding arfaptin-2-like isoform X6, with the translated sequence MHHSNSNPSMMSEEATRGVAVEKFDSVKKWSINTYKCTKQMFSERFGRGTKTVDLELEAQIDVLRETKMKYEQILRLARELTSHFYNMVQTQQALGDTFADLSQKSPELQDEFGYNAETQRLLCKNGETLLGAINFFVSSINTLVNKTMEDTLMTIKMYENARLEFDAYRTDLEEMSVGPRDAAAMVRIEIAQQQYQIHKDKYERLHSDVSVKLKFLEENKVKVMHKQLLLFHNAVSAYFAGNQQQLEQTLRQFNVKLKPPGSDKPSWLEEQ
- the LOC113114795 gene encoding arfaptin-2-like isoform X1, which translates into the protein MTDSILSKAATMEIPINSNGDSRTAEDDSLEQGAQIDGSLDEIVGTLPVNMDLQQVMVSGPNLNETSIVSGGYGGAAEGIIPTSSIKGPAIRFNPEYFDRRCGNAPKPDIRSKSRGITPSHSASSRIANQPGHYPAPSMHHSNSNPSMMSEEATRGVAVEKFDSVKKWSINTYKCTKQMFSERFGRGTKTVDLELEAQIDVLRETKMKYEQILRLARELTSHFYNMVQTQQALGDTFADLSQKSPELQDEFGYNAETQRLLCKNGETLLGAINFFVSSINTLVNKTMEDTLMTIKMYENARLEFDAYRTDLEEMSVGPRDAAAMVRIEIAQQQYQIHKDKYERLHSDVSVKLKFLEENKVKVMHKQLLLFHNAVSAYFAGNQQQLEQTLRQFNVKLKPPGSDKPSWLEEQ
- the LOC113114795 gene encoding arfaptin-2-like isoform X2, whose translation is MTDSILSKAATMEIPINSNGDSRTAEDDSLEQDLQQVMVSGPNLNETSIVSGGYGGAAEGIIPTSSIKGPAIRFNPEYFDRRCGNAPKPDIRSKSRGITPSHSASSRIANQPGHYPAPSMHHSNSNPSMMSEEATRGVAVEKFDSVKKWSINTYKCTKQMFSERFGRGTKTVDLELEAQIDVLRETKMKYEQILRLARELTSHFYNMVQTQQALGDTFADLSQKSPELQDEFGYNAETQRLLCKNGETLLGAINFFVSSINTLVNKTMEDTLMTIKMYENARLEFDAYRTDLEEMSVGPRDAAAMVRIEIAQQQYQIHKDKYERLHSDVSVKLKFLEENKVKVMHKQLLLFHNAVSAYFAGNQQQLEQTLRQFNVKLKPPGSDKPSWLEEQ
- the LOC113114795 gene encoding arfaptin-2-like isoform X4 encodes the protein MTDSILSKAATMEIPINSNGDSRTAEDDSLEQDLQQVMVSGPNLNETSIVSGGYGGAAEGIIPTSSIKDIRSKSRGITPSHSASSRIANQPGHYPAPSMHHSNSNPSMMSEEATRGVAVEKFDSVKKWSINTYKCTKQMFSERFGRGTKTVDLELEAQIDVLRETKMKYEQILRLARELTSHFYNMVQTQQALGDTFADLSQKSPELQDEFGYNAETQRLLCKNGETLLGAINFFVSSINTLVNKTMEDTLMTIKMYENARLEFDAYRTDLEEMSVGPRDAAAMVRIEIAQQQYQIHKDKYERLHSDVSVKLKFLEENKVKVMHKQLLLFHNAVSAYFAGNQQQLEQTLRQFNVKLKPPGSDKPSWLEEQ
- the LOC113114795 gene encoding arfaptin-2-like isoform X5, coding for MTDSILSKAATMEIPINSNGDSRTAEDDSLEQGAQIDGSLDEIVGTLPVNMDLQQVMVSGPNLNETSIVSGGYGGAAEGIIPTSSIKAPSMHHSNSNPSMMSEEATRGVAVEKFDSVKKWSINTYKCTKQMFSERFGRGTKTVDLELEAQIDVLRETKMKYEQILRLARELTSHFYNMVQTQQALGDTFADLSQKSPELQDEFGYNAETQRLLCKNGETLLGAINFFVSSINTLVNKTMEDTLMTIKMYENARLEFDAYRTDLEEMSVGPRDAAAMVRIEIAQQQYQIHKDKYERLHSDVSVKLKFLEENKVKVMHKQLLLFHNAVSAYFAGNQQQLEQTLRQFNVKLKPPGSDKPSWLEEQ
- the LOC113114795 gene encoding arfaptin-2-like isoform X3, translating into MTDSILSKAATMEIPINSNGDSRTAEDDSLEQGAQIDGSLDEIVGTLPVNMDLQQVMVSGPNLNETSIVSGGYGGAAEGIIPTSSIKDIRSKSRGITPSHSASSRIANQPGHYPAPSMHHSNSNPSMMSEEATRGVAVEKFDSVKKWSINTYKCTKQMFSERFGRGTKTVDLELEAQIDVLRETKMKYEQILRLARELTSHFYNMVQTQQALGDTFADLSQKSPELQDEFGYNAETQRLLCKNGETLLGAINFFVSSINTLVNKTMEDTLMTIKMYENARLEFDAYRTDLEEMSVGPRDAAAMVRIEIAQQQYQIHKDKYERLHSDVSVKLKFLEENKVKVMHKQLLLFHNAVSAYFAGNQQQLEQTLRQFNVKLKPPGSDKPSWLEEQ